In the genome of Salinispirillum sp. LH 10-3-1, one region contains:
- a CDS encoding ABC transporter substrate-binding protein has product MSQSTQSNAIQSVRTQNFSRTGWFPIILVTLLLNSAWADSPRPIAVALLEDDTPVFRDYTEEQHLGFLLGLEYLTEGSMEWQGRPVSAHPVPAGGWFRDENYLPDAHELPDFSIWIAPVQARYAHRAMQYGQAYQRLTLVPASPANQLPVAQYDLAFRTFYRWQDVEAGLYEWASEQEDLIWVSAVDSSVRPDFFRVANIDVSPRSSGASVIAEVDDLARLMKNPALGSTWPVLLDWLPMLSDDVGLASQNMYFWLPDLASLVPLREFSGLQGLTYYYYDLPNNDANTWLVRTMLERHDRLPSHYVVAGMTAAMALLTAVAEADTVDAEQLAAHLPDMAWDSPRGVLSFTAAGETRQPLYRTELRLQRQLEWARPVELDGQGPYWTQP; this is encoded by the coding sequence ATGAGTCAGTCTACACAGTCTAACGCCATTCAGTCCGTTCGTACCCAAAATTTTAGCCGCACAGGTTGGTTTCCCATCATTCTGGTTACGCTATTGTTGAACTCGGCTTGGGCTGATAGTCCACGACCCATCGCAGTGGCACTATTAGAAGACGATACACCGGTTTTTCGTGATTATACCGAAGAACAACACCTAGGCTTCCTACTCGGTTTAGAATACCTCACCGAGGGTTCAATGGAATGGCAGGGGCGCCCTGTTTCTGCTCACCCCGTACCAGCAGGCGGCTGGTTTCGTGATGAAAACTATTTGCCGGATGCGCATGAACTGCCGGATTTCTCCATTTGGATCGCCCCTGTGCAAGCGCGCTATGCACACCGGGCTATGCAATATGGGCAAGCCTATCAGCGCCTTACCTTAGTACCGGCCAGCCCAGCCAACCAATTACCGGTGGCGCAGTATGATTTGGCCTTTCGTACTTTTTATCGTTGGCAGGACGTCGAGGCTGGATTGTATGAATGGGCCAGCGAACAAGAAGACCTGATTTGGGTCAGTGCGGTTGATTCCAGCGTGCGGCCAGACTTCTTTCGAGTGGCCAATATTGATGTGTCCCCGCGCTCGTCAGGGGCCTCAGTCATTGCTGAAGTAGATGACTTGGCGCGCTTGATGAAAAACCCTGCTTTAGGCAGTACCTGGCCTGTGCTGTTGGACTGGCTGCCGATGCTGAGTGATGATGTGGGTTTGGCCAGTCAGAATATGTATTTCTGGTTGCCGGATCTCGCCTCCCTCGTGCCACTGCGTGAATTCAGTGGACTGCAAGGTCTTACCTATTACTATTACGATCTTCCAAATAACGACGCCAATACCTGGCTGGTACGTACCATGCTGGAGCGGCATGATCGCCTACCCAGCCATTACGTGGTGGCGGGAATGACGGCCGCCATGGCTCTGTTAACCGCCGTGGCGGAAGCGGATACCGTTGATGCCGAACAGCTCGCGGCTCATTTGCCCGATATGGCGTGGGATTCGCCGCGCGGGGTTTTGAGTTTTACCGCCGCCGGTGAAACACGCCAGCCGTTGTACCGTACTGAACTGCGCTTACAGCGTCAATTGGAATGGGCGCGCCCAGTGGAGTTGGACGGGCAGGGACCGTATTGGACGCAACCCTGA
- a CDS encoding YifB family Mg chelatase-like AAA ATPase, with the protein MALATLYTRAVIGVEAPLITVEVHLSGGLPHMAIVGMAETAVKESKDRVRSALLNAQFDFPASRITINLAPADLPKGGGRYDLAIALGILVASGQIPAAALRDTEVMGELSLSGKLRPVQGVLPAAMAAQKAGRTLLLPAGNAPEIGLLANCHAFAADHLLELCGHLKGQAPLSPVATQHPQTVLNVADMTDIKGQPQARKALEVAAAGGHNLLFFGPPGTGKTLLASRLPGILPELSPEEALDVAAIRSIIGQPILWGQRPFRAPHHTCSGAALVGGGSVPRPGEITLAHNGVLFLDELTEFSRATLDVLREPLESGEIVISRAARKTTFPARFQLVAAMNPTPGGFNASDSRSRAYTPEQLQRYLSRLSGPFLDRIDLYVEVPTVPAEVLQGRAQGESSAEVRARVQVAWERQQARQGKQNRDLTSTELHELGMLPQKERQMIVDLAERFRLSARAQHRIEKVALTLADLAGADEVAKTHLIEALNMRQLDRLGVMQ; encoded by the coding sequence ATGGCTCTTGCAACCCTATATACTCGCGCTGTCATTGGCGTTGAGGCACCACTGATTACCGTTGAAGTGCATCTTTCTGGCGGACTTCCACACATGGCCATCGTTGGCATGGCTGAAACGGCCGTCAAAGAAAGTAAGGACCGGGTGCGCTCGGCCTTACTCAATGCGCAATTCGATTTCCCAGCCAGCCGTATCACCATCAACTTGGCTCCGGCCGATCTGCCCAAGGGGGGCGGTCGTTACGATCTCGCCATTGCCTTGGGCATCTTGGTGGCCAGTGGACAAATCCCCGCTGCGGCCTTGCGTGACACCGAAGTGATGGGCGAGTTGTCGCTCTCGGGCAAGCTACGACCCGTTCAAGGTGTGTTGCCTGCCGCCATGGCAGCACAGAAGGCTGGACGGACCTTGCTGTTGCCGGCAGGAAATGCCCCGGAAATAGGCTTGCTGGCCAACTGTCATGCGTTCGCTGCGGATCATCTATTGGAACTGTGCGGGCATTTGAAAGGGCAGGCACCGCTATCACCTGTGGCCACCCAACATCCGCAGACGGTACTGAATGTTGCCGATATGACCGACATCAAAGGGCAGCCACAAGCGAGGAAAGCGCTGGAAGTCGCTGCCGCTGGTGGTCACAACCTGCTGTTCTTTGGCCCGCCGGGTACCGGCAAAACACTGCTGGCCAGTCGGCTGCCGGGAATACTGCCAGAGCTGTCACCTGAGGAAGCACTGGACGTTGCTGCTATTCGTTCGATAATTGGTCAGCCCATTCTTTGGGGGCAGCGGCCTTTTCGGGCGCCGCATCACACGTGTTCGGGCGCTGCCTTGGTAGGCGGCGGTTCGGTACCCCGTCCAGGTGAGATCACTTTGGCGCACAACGGCGTGTTGTTTCTTGACGAGCTGACAGAGTTCAGTCGCGCTACCTTGGATGTGTTGCGTGAGCCATTGGAGTCGGGTGAAATCGTTATCTCGCGTGCCGCGCGCAAAACCACCTTCCCTGCTCGTTTTCAGCTGGTGGCAGCGATGAACCCGACACCCGGTGGATTCAATGCCAGTGATAGTCGCTCGCGGGCTTATACACCGGAGCAGTTACAGCGGTATTTAAGTCGGTTGAGTGGGCCGTTCTTGGATCGCATCGACCTCTATGTAGAGGTGCCTACCGTCCCAGCAGAGGTGCTGCAAGGTCGGGCGCAAGGCGAGTCCTCGGCTGAGGTGCGAGCACGTGTGCAAGTCGCTTGGGAGCGCCAGCAAGCGCGGCAAGGCAAGCAGAACCGCGATCTAACATCGACAGAACTCCACGAACTCGGCATGTTACCTCAGAAAGAGCGGCAGATGATCGTTGACCTTGCAGAACGCTTCCGGCTCAGTGCGCGGGCACAGCATCGCATCGAGAAAGTAGCTCTGACTTTGGCGGACTTGGCGGGTGCGGATGAAGTCGCCAAGACGCACCTGATCGAGGCACTGAATATGCGCCAACTGGATCGGCTGGGTGTGATGCAGTAA
- a CDS encoding response regulator, with translation MTVYILAGSTLLTALSIIALIGVALRCRTLKSELSEARNDRQRFTAERQQLQQQLSRKNRTLEKTIEILREQERKLLLTIKASHAGTFDHVFGDNRTYWDRQTMRLFGLGTDGRWMPARQWEALLLPEDLPAAKATIQRAIDNNSSFAMEFRIQRPDGTIRNIFGTGYAVIQKGVPVRLSGLHFDITERKHYEAALKEAKRVSELAASTKTEFLANMSHEIRTPMNGIIGMAEMLEDTSLDDNQRDYLKVLRESGDMLTVLLNDILDFSKLEADRVALEPTEVNLDHLLNQCLKLFNRTAQDKSFFLSAWRDPRLPRTIMADPTRLRQVLINLLGNACKFTAQGHVMVFVEPVLNTPTEQGLVIRFRIKDTGIGIAPDKRAGLFEAFTQADASITRRYGGTGLGLAIVRRLVALWQGEVYFRSTLGEGSEFWFTLPGLQFEPQPTLQTQRLRILIASRYIGFSQVTQVLENSYGWQLTHTHNSFDTRAALQQRYDVLVIEERLPGEPGHELARWAVTQQPQLRVILNGQARHLPINLPAALQEHLVYLHKPFGLNELSNLITHTDSPKPNLVEAPHVSAGQHQQLQQLRVLVVEDNRVNQKVLQGMLARHQIFPDCVENGLEALNALADQTYDLIFMDCEMPIMDGYEATQKIRHLNDHKPWIIGLSAHAMREQIDKALNVGMDRYLTKPLRARILAGALNEYLELH, from the coding sequence ATGACCGTTTATATCCTAGCAGGCTCCACTTTATTGACCGCATTGAGCATCATCGCCCTGATCGGCGTGGCGCTGCGCTGTCGCACGTTGAAGTCGGAGCTATCCGAAGCGCGCAATGATCGGCAGCGATTCACTGCCGAACGGCAGCAGCTGCAGCAGCAACTCAGTCGTAAAAACCGTACGCTGGAAAAAACCATTGAGATACTTCGTGAACAAGAGCGCAAATTACTGCTGACCATCAAGGCATCGCACGCCGGCACCTTTGACCACGTTTTTGGTGACAACCGAACCTATTGGGATCGCCAGACAATGCGTCTTTTCGGCCTAGGTACCGACGGCCGCTGGATGCCCGCACGGCAGTGGGAGGCGCTGTTGCTGCCCGAAGACCTGCCTGCGGCCAAAGCCACTATTCAACGAGCTATCGATAACAACAGCTCGTTTGCTATGGAGTTTCGAATCCAGCGTCCAGACGGCACAATACGGAATATCTTTGGTACAGGATACGCCGTTATACAGAAGGGCGTGCCGGTGCGCCTGTCTGGCTTGCATTTCGACATCACCGAACGCAAACATTACGAAGCAGCACTTAAGGAAGCGAAGCGCGTTTCAGAGCTGGCAGCCAGCACCAAAACTGAGTTTCTGGCAAACATGAGCCATGAAATTCGAACGCCAATGAATGGCATTATTGGCATGGCAGAGATGTTAGAAGATACGTCTCTGGACGACAATCAGCGCGACTACCTGAAAGTCTTGCGTGAAAGCGGTGATATGCTGACGGTATTATTAAATGACATTCTCGACTTCTCGAAACTGGAAGCCGATCGCGTGGCGCTTGAGCCCACCGAAGTGAATCTCGATCACCTGCTAAATCAGTGCCTGAAGCTGTTTAACAGAACCGCCCAAGACAAATCTTTCTTCCTGTCTGCCTGGCGCGATCCGCGCCTGCCCCGCACCATAATGGCCGACCCGACACGCTTGCGCCAAGTACTGATCAATCTGCTTGGCAATGCCTGCAAATTCACAGCGCAAGGCCATGTCATGGTGTTTGTCGAGCCAGTGCTCAACACCCCAACTGAGCAAGGCCTCGTGATCCGCTTCCGAATCAAGGACACTGGAATCGGTATTGCGCCCGACAAACGTGCGGGTTTGTTTGAAGCCTTCACACAAGCCGATGCGTCTATCACTCGACGATACGGCGGAACCGGTCTTGGCCTCGCTATTGTGCGTCGCTTGGTCGCTCTGTGGCAGGGAGAGGTCTACTTTCGTAGCACGCTGGGTGAGGGCTCGGAGTTTTGGTTCACCTTACCGGGTCTGCAATTCGAGCCACAACCTACCTTACAAACCCAGCGCCTAAGAATATTGATAGCCTCGCGCTACATCGGATTCAGTCAGGTTACTCAGGTCTTAGAAAACAGTTACGGCTGGCAGCTGACGCACACGCACAACAGTTTTGATACCCGTGCCGCGCTACAGCAACGCTACGATGTGCTGGTGATTGAAGAGCGCCTACCGGGCGAGCCTGGTCATGAACTGGCGCGTTGGGCTGTCACTCAGCAACCACAACTGCGCGTCATTTTGAACGGCCAAGCACGACACCTACCCATTAACCTCCCGGCTGCTCTGCAAGAGCATTTAGTGTATCTACACAAACCTTTTGGCTTGAACGAGTTAAGTAACCTGATTACACACACCGACTCACCGAAGCCAAACTTAGTCGAGGCACCACATGTGTCAGCCGGGCAACATCAGCAACTGCAACAACTACGCGTGCTGGTGGTTGAGGACAACCGCGTCAACCAAAAAGTGCTGCAGGGCATGTTGGCGCGCCACCAAATCTTTCCTGACTGCGTCGAGAACGGACTGGAGGCTCTGAACGCACTTGCCGATCAAACCTACGACCTGATCTTTATGGACTGTGAAATGCCCATCATGGACGGCTATGAGGCCACACAGAAAATTCGCCACCTTAACGACCATAAGCCTTGGATCATTGGTTTGAGCGCGCACGCCATGCGTGAGCAAATCGACAAGGCACTGAATGTCGGTATGGATCGCTACCTCACCAAACCGCTGCGCGCCCGAATACTGGCGGGTGCATTGAACGAGTACCTAGAGCTGCACTGA
- a CDS encoding bifunctional diguanylate cyclase/phosphodiesterase, whose protein sequence is MLNPNEITVCLCLEHGVVTAPLVDALRAAGFRVSGDIDTPEHLAAAQVVLFQPSVRSAQHSMLVGARKTWIAYIDHNMASVHNNLDAFSVSGAREVLYADELAPHRLQRCIERAIKQQHALQRQSHFDSLTGLLSNRGFLEATDEALFKVSEHGRMVALLALDLRGFNEVNQHHGFNFADQLLSFVALRLKSALGPLAKIARLGGDEFFILLEQLPGMEAAQQLAQRVHAIFDEPFQILSERVRVQADIGMVTYPETLGSAEELMRNAHSAMQTAKERDVHLCRYEQGAQQDWTSNMEQALRVALRRQEFELHYQPKVCLRERTIIGMEALIRWRHPTRGLLMPSEFITAAESSGMIVPMGYWIIEQVCRDLSELAEHGLQNVCVATNLSFRQLQDEQFASVLPRLIQEAGIDTRCLEFELTETTVLTDPKRALATLEAVTALGVTISLDDFGTGYSSLTHIRQFPISTIKIDRSFTQRVSLDHEADSIVRSIINLAHDLNMQVVAEGVEDDIQLGFLLANGCDQVQGFLFSEPRPLWEVLQLIDQILRPVTHPLLTPL, encoded by the coding sequence ATGCTTAACCCTAATGAGATCACTGTTTGCCTGTGCCTTGAGCACGGCGTTGTTACAGCTCCTCTCGTAGACGCATTGCGAGCGGCTGGCTTTCGTGTTTCCGGCGATATTGATACGCCCGAACACCTCGCAGCGGCGCAAGTCGTTTTGTTCCAACCATCAGTTCGCAGCGCACAGCATTCCATGCTCGTTGGCGCGCGCAAGACGTGGATCGCTTACATCGATCACAATATGGCGTCTGTGCACAATAATCTGGATGCCTTCTCGGTATCTGGCGCACGAGAAGTCTTGTACGCCGATGAACTTGCCCCGCACCGATTACAGCGCTGCATCGAACGCGCCATCAAACAACAGCATGCCCTACAACGCCAAAGTCATTTCGACAGCCTCACTGGGCTCCTGAGTAACCGTGGTTTTCTAGAAGCCACCGACGAAGCGCTTTTTAAGGTAAGCGAACATGGGCGTATGGTAGCACTATTGGCCCTCGACTTGCGCGGCTTCAATGAGGTCAATCAGCACCACGGCTTTAATTTCGCCGACCAGTTACTGTCCTTTGTCGCCTTGCGTTTGAAGAGTGCGCTTGGCCCACTGGCAAAAATTGCGCGTCTTGGCGGCGATGAATTTTTTATTCTATTAGAACAACTGCCGGGCATGGAGGCAGCGCAACAATTAGCGCAGCGCGTGCACGCCATCTTCGATGAGCCCTTCCAGATTCTGAGCGAGCGCGTGCGTGTGCAAGCCGATATCGGCATGGTAACCTATCCGGAAACACTGGGCAGCGCAGAAGAGCTCATGCGCAACGCTCACAGTGCCATGCAAACGGCAAAGGAGCGCGACGTTCACCTGTGCCGTTACGAACAGGGCGCGCAACAAGACTGGACCAGTAATATGGAGCAGGCGCTCAGAGTGGCGCTGCGTCGACAAGAGTTTGAACTGCATTACCAGCCAAAGGTATGCCTGCGTGAACGCACCATAATCGGTATGGAGGCGTTGATACGTTGGCGTCATCCGACGCGTGGCCTTTTAATGCCTAGCGAGTTTATTACTGCTGCCGAAAGCAGCGGTATGATCGTACCCATGGGGTATTGGATTATTGAGCAAGTGTGCCGAGACCTAAGTGAACTGGCCGAGCACGGCTTACAGAACGTCTGTGTCGCAACCAATCTGTCATTTCGACAGTTACAGGATGAACAGTTTGCGAGCGTCCTCCCGCGACTGATTCAAGAGGCAGGGATCGATACTCGTTGTTTAGAATTTGAACTTACGGAAACCACGGTACTGACCGATCCCAAGCGAGCGCTGGCCACCTTAGAAGCAGTGACTGCCTTGGGCGTGACCATTTCATTGGACGACTTTGGAACCGGATATTCGTCGCTGACGCATATCCGTCAGTTCCCCATCAGCACCATCAAAATTGATCGCAGCTTTACCCAGCGCGTCTCGCTCGACCACGAAGCCGACTCCATCGTGCGCTCGATCATCAATCTCGCTCATGACCTCAACATGCAAGTGGTCGCCGAAGGGGTCGAGGACGACATTCAGCTGGGCTTTTTATTGGCTAACGGGTGCGATCAAGTTCAAGGGTTCTTGTTCAGTGAGCCCAGACCACTGTGGGAGGTGCTCCAGCTGATCGATCAAATTCTACGTCCGGTCACTCATCCACTTCTGACTCCGCTATAA